A DNA window from Bradyrhizobium sp. CCBAU 53421 contains the following coding sequences:
- a CDS encoding AsmA family protein, producing the protein MQTTLLGLAIAFILALVAALVGPYFVDWNQFRPQFETEASKIIGMPVRVAGNLDARLLPAPSLRLKNVSVGGANDLGKVRAANLDVELSLSSLMRGEWRANELTINGVSLDLGLDPKGRIDWSPSSGSFNLASLAIDRLNLTGRVALHDAASRSTLELNDIAFSGDVRSLAGAVRGDGNFMFDGNRYPFRISSGQSADGSGTRLHFNIDPGQRPVSADLDGILTFEARAPRFEGSVTLAGTPGQRGGSDMPPWRIAARIKSDYSAARLDQVEVSYGGEDRALKLAGNGDLKFGASPLLRASLAARQLDGDKFAAKDSGKDSGKDSAKDAGNGNVEPVRVLPAMRAVLSGLPQSPIPAQVELTSEQIMLGGRPLQDVSAELQSDAKSWTVRRLEFRAPGSTRVSMSGASAQGGASNSFKTALNIESSDPDTLMSWLQGRGDIAYRSQKPLRLRGDVTVSPAGFSIDAMKAEIESGTIEGRVAVAHREATSGSKVEAQLKAERLDLDATAALIRSLAGPQAEWPDEAQLTLDVGRAISSGQELRPLLAKVTYSPKSIVLERVKIGQPDNVTLEGSGNFDRANSTGKLAVDATAASLGRLTAVVQPFAPALAARLGVLRADAGPVRARLALDLGKGKAADRVSARATVDLDTPQLKGNTVISATPPVAAIRALDFDALRSSEVAGETKFSAGEGRALLALLGLDRAVAAGAGAMQFEGTASGAWHAPLRLKARLWGGGLDADAEGTAEPWSKNEASDGKSSVSLRVRSADISPLLNLKSSDPTANIRLSSKLTLAGDRLTFDDLDSIVAGSRLRGRLALTLADQKSIDGEVGLDQITLAPIFAAAIGAAGHDTTEPLGQGLTSAWRGKVTFEALHGLLPGGAELQPVSGTIRSDGQSLTFDGVKGKIGGGEATASIDARQGVNGLALNANVQLSGVDGSALRYRSLAMPKGRASMQMTLLTQGRSASALIGALSGSGAVSLEGLNLPGLDPRAFDVAIRASDSGQATDDTRLRQIVEPALAAGTLSVASAQIPFNIRDGRVRFGTTTLAASGANVIVSGGYDIPGDQADIRAALASTQVGSGNSRPEIQLLAVGTPDGLSRSIDIAALSSWLAVRAIDRETRRLDAIERGEPVPPPTPAALPPPAGPAPDASNSNSAAVPSVNLPAPGPDPRRVPAKPKIVAPRPPVATAPAIVPPAPVASQPQLAPLPPPIEVKPVPGAARSRPLRPPLSLTPQVANPPPRPAIQN; encoded by the coding sequence GTGCAGACGACGCTGCTCGGCCTGGCAATCGCCTTCATTCTTGCGCTGGTCGCCGCGCTGGTCGGTCCGTATTTCGTTGACTGGAACCAGTTCAGGCCGCAGTTCGAGACGGAGGCGTCCAAGATCATCGGCATGCCGGTTCGTGTCGCCGGCAATCTCGACGCGCGTCTGCTGCCTGCGCCCTCGCTGCGGTTGAAAAACGTCAGCGTCGGCGGCGCCAACGACCTCGGCAAGGTCCGCGCCGCCAATCTCGATGTCGAGCTCAGCCTGAGCTCGCTGATGCGCGGCGAATGGCGCGCGAACGAACTCACCATCAACGGCGTGTCGCTCGACCTCGGGCTCGATCCAAAGGGGCGGATCGACTGGTCGCCGTCGAGCGGCAGCTTCAACCTGGCTTCGCTGGCGATCGACCGTCTCAATCTGACCGGCCGCGTCGCGCTGCACGATGCCGCGAGCCGCAGCACGCTCGAGCTGAACGACATTGCCTTCAGCGGTGATGTCCGCTCGCTTGCCGGCGCGGTCCGCGGCGACGGCAATTTCATGTTCGACGGCAACCGCTACCCGTTTCGGATCTCGTCGGGGCAAAGCGCCGACGGCAGCGGCACCCGCCTGCATTTCAACATCGATCCCGGCCAACGGCCGGTGTCGGCCGATCTCGACGGCATCCTGACCTTCGAGGCCCGCGCACCGCGGTTCGAGGGCAGCGTGACGCTGGCGGGCACGCCCGGCCAGCGCGGCGGCAGCGACATGCCGCCCTGGCGGATCGCCGCCAGGATCAAATCGGATTATTCGGCGGCCCGTCTCGACCAGGTCGAGGTGAGCTATGGCGGCGAGGACCGCGCACTGAAGCTCGCAGGAAACGGCGATCTCAAATTCGGTGCGTCGCCGCTGCTGCGCGCCTCGCTTGCCGCACGACAGCTCGATGGCGACAAGTTCGCCGCCAAGGACAGCGGCAAGGACAGCGGCAAGGATAGCGCCAAGGACGCCGGCAACGGCAATGTCGAGCCGGTGCGCGTGCTGCCGGCGATGCGCGCGGTGTTGTCGGGCCTTCCGCAAAGCCCGATACCGGCGCAGGTCGAGCTGACATCCGAGCAGATCATGCTCGGTGGCCGTCCGTTGCAGGACGTCTCGGCAGAGCTGCAATCGGATGCGAAATCATGGACCGTGCGCCGGCTGGAGTTTCGCGCGCCGGGATCCACGCGGGTCTCGATGAGCGGCGCCAGTGCGCAAGGCGGAGCGTCGAACAGCTTCAAGACCGCGCTCAACATCGAATCGTCCGACCCCGATACGCTGATGAGCTGGCTGCAGGGGCGGGGCGACATCGCCTACCGCAGCCAGAAGCCGCTGCGGTTGCGCGGCGACGTCACGGTGTCGCCGGCCGGCTTTTCGATCGATGCGATGAAGGCGGAGATCGAGAGCGGCACGATCGAGGGCCGCGTCGCGGTCGCGCACCGCGAGGCGACGAGCGGCTCGAAGGTCGAGGCGCAGTTGAAGGCGGAGCGGCTCGACCTCGATGCGACCGCGGCACTGATCCGCTCGCTGGCCGGTCCGCAGGCCGAGTGGCCCGACGAAGCGCAACTGACGCTCGACGTCGGGCGCGCAATCTCCTCGGGGCAGGAATTGCGGCCGTTACTGGCGAAGGTCACCTACAGCCCGAAGAGCATCGTGCTCGAGCGCGTGAAGATCGGTCAGCCCGACAATGTCACGCTTGAGGGCAGCGGCAATTTCGATCGCGCCAATTCGACCGGCAAGCTCGCGGTCGATGCGACCGCGGCGTCGCTTGGCCGGCTGACCGCTGTGGTCCAGCCATTCGCACCGGCGCTTGCCGCCAGGCTCGGCGTGCTGCGCGCGGATGCCGGTCCGGTCCGTGCCAGGCTTGCGCTCGACCTCGGCAAGGGCAAGGCCGCGGATCGCGTCAGCGCGCGCGCGACGGTCGATCTCGACACGCCGCAGCTCAAGGGCAATACGGTGATCTCGGCGACGCCGCCGGTGGCCGCGATCCGTGCGCTGGATTTCGACGCCCTTCGCAGCAGCGAGGTGGCGGGGGAGACGAAATTCTCCGCCGGCGAGGGCCGTGCGCTGCTGGCGCTGCTCGGGCTCGACCGAGCGGTCGCAGCCGGCGCGGGCGCAATGCAATTCGAGGGCACGGCGAGCGGCGCATGGCACGCGCCGTTGCGGCTCAAGGCACGGCTGTGGGGCGGCGGGCTTGACGCCGATGCGGAAGGCACCGCGGAGCCGTGGTCGAAGAATGAGGCCAGCGACGGCAAGTCGAGCGTCAGCCTCCGTGTCCGCAGCGCCGACATCAGTCCGCTGCTCAATCTGAAATCATCCGATCCGACGGCAAACATCCGCCTGTCGTCGAAGCTGACGCTGGCGGGTGACCGGCTGACCTTCGACGACCTCGACAGCATCGTCGCCGGTTCGCGGCTGCGCGGCCGGCTGGCGCTGACGCTCGCCGATCAGAAGAGCATCGACGGCGAAGTCGGCCTCGACCAGATCACGCTGGCGCCGATTTTCGCGGCGGCGATCGGCGCGGCCGGCCACGACACGACCGAGCCGCTCGGCCAGGGGCTGACGAGCGCCTGGCGCGGCAAGGTCACGTTCGAGGCGCTGCACGGTCTGCTGCCGGGCGGCGCCGAGCTGCAGCCGGTCAGCGGCACCATCAGGTCGGATGGACAGTCGCTGACCTTTGACGGCGTCAAGGGCAAGATCGGCGGCGGCGAGGCGACCGCGTCCATCGATGCGCGACAGGGCGTCAACGGGCTCGCCTTGAATGCGAATGTGCAGCTTTCGGGTGTCGACGGTTCGGCCCTGCGCTACCGCAGTCTCGCGATGCCCAAGGGACGCGCCTCGATGCAGATGACGCTGCTGACGCAGGGCCGCAGCGCCTCGGCGCTGATCGGTGCGCTGTCCGGCAGCGGCGCCGTGTCGCTGGAGGGGCTGAATCTTCCGGGCCTCGATCCGCGCGCGTTCGACGTTGCGATCCGCGCCAGCGATTCCGGGCAGGCGACCGACGACACGCGGCTGCGGCAGATCGTCGAACCGGCGCTCGCAGCAGGTACGCTGTCGGTCGCCTCTGCGCAAATTCCCTTCAACATCCGCGACGGCCGTGTCCGGTTCGGCACCACCACGCTCGCGGCGAGCGGTGCCAACGTCATCGTGTCCGGCGGCTACGACATTCCGGGCGACCAGGCCGACATCCGCGCCGCACTGGCATCGACCCAGGTCGGCAGCGGCAACAGCCGCCCGGAAATCCAGCTGCTCGCGGTGGGCACGCCCGACGGATTGTCGCGCAGCATCGATATCGCGGCGTTGTCGTCGTGGCTTGCGGTGCGCGCGATCGACCGGGAGACCAGGCGGCTCGATGCGATCGAGCGCGGCGAACCGGTGCCGCCGCCGACCCCGGCGGCCCTTCCGCCTCCCGCCGGGCCGGCGCCTGATGCGTCGAACTCAAATTCGGCGGCAGTGCCTTCCGTCAACTTGCCGGCGCCGGGCCCTGATCCGCGACGCGTGCCCGCGAAGCCGAAGATCGTCGCGCCGCGGCCGCCGGTCGCCACCGCGCCCGCCATTGTGCCGCCGGCGCCGGTTGCGAGCCAGCCGCAGCTGGCGCCGCTGCCGCCGCCGATCGAGGTCAAGCCGGTGCCCGGCGCGGCCAGGTCGAGGCCGCTGCGGCCGCCATTGTCCCTGACGCCGCAGGTCGCCAACCCGCCGCCGCGGCCGGCGATCCAGAACTAG
- a CDS encoding DUF4169 family protein produces MGDVVNLKRFKKRGEREQAAKQAEANRALFGRTKSERARDEFLGERSARVLDQHLLNQQRIESGDAS; encoded by the coding sequence ATGGGCGACGTGGTCAACCTGAAACGATTCAAGAAGCGCGGCGAGCGCGAACAAGCAGCAAAGCAGGCCGAAGCCAATCGTGCGCTATTCGGTCGCACCAAATCCGAACGAGCGCGTGACGAATTTCTCGGCGAGCGCAGCGCGCGTGTGCTCGATCAGCACCTCCTAAACCAGCAGCGTATCGAAAGTGGAGACGCATCATGA
- a CDS encoding ribbon-helix-helix domain-containing protein, protein MKSPVVKRSIVVAGHKTSVSLEEAFWNGMKEISGLRNMTLSELVGEIDSNRQQGNLSSAIRLFVLDYFRSRATPAVPTDVRPQQVDTRQQA, encoded by the coding sequence ATGAAGTCTCCCGTCGTCAAGCGTTCGATCGTCGTCGCCGGTCACAAGACCAGCGTCAGCCTCGAAGAAGCCTTCTGGAACGGCATGAAGGAAATTTCCGGTCTGCGGAACATGACGCTGTCGGAGTTGGTCGGCGAGATCGACAGCAACCGGCAGCAGGGCAATCTGTCCTCCGCGATCCGTCTTTTCGTGCTCGACTACTTCCGCTCGCGCGCCACTCCGGCCGTGCCGACGGATGTCAGGCCGCAACAGGTCGACACGCGCCAGCAGGCCTGA
- a CDS encoding cytochrome P450, whose product MNEQVQPASGEPLFNPLAPEFIRNPYPYYERLRRLDPMHVNAHGAFVASRHAEASLVLRDKRFGKDYVERSIRRYGPKIMDEPVIRSMSHWMLQQDPPDHTRLRGLVVKAFTARRVEDMRPRIQHVVDETLDRIIPQGKMDLIEDFAFRLPVTIICDMLGIPEEHREAFYNGSRDGGRLLEPVPLSAEEIKQGNAGNAMAAMYFHQLFELRRKQPGDDLTTQLVQAEENGQKLTNEELTANIILLFGAGHETTVNLIGNGLLALFRNPDQLALLKANPGLITNAIEEFLRYDSSVQLTGRVALEDIEDLGGKRIPKGESVLCLLGSANHDEAVYPDHPEKLDIQRPNVKPLSFGGGIHFCLGAQLARIEAEIAITTLLRRIPDLRLDDAENPEWRPTFVLRGLKRLPASW is encoded by the coding sequence ATGAACGAGCAAGTTCAGCCGGCCAGCGGCGAGCCGCTTTTCAACCCACTGGCGCCCGAATTCATTCGCAATCCCTATCCGTATTATGAGCGGCTGCGCCGTCTCGATCCGATGCATGTCAATGCACACGGCGCCTTCGTCGCCAGCCGGCATGCGGAGGCGAGCCTCGTGCTGCGCGACAAGCGGTTCGGCAAGGATTATGTCGAGCGCTCGATCCGCCGCTACGGTCCGAAGATCATGGACGAGCCGGTCATCCGCAGCATGAGCCACTGGATGCTGCAGCAGGACCCGCCCGACCACACCCGTTTGCGCGGCCTCGTGGTCAAGGCGTTCACCGCGCGCCGGGTCGAGGACATGCGCCCGCGCATCCAGCACGTCGTCGACGAGACGCTCGACCGCATCATTCCGCAAGGGAAGATGGACCTGATCGAGGATTTCGCGTTCCGTCTGCCGGTGACGATCATCTGCGACATGCTCGGCATCCCCGAGGAGCATCGCGAAGCCTTCTACAATGGTTCGCGCGACGGCGGCCGCCTGCTCGAGCCGGTGCCGCTGTCGGCGGAGGAGATCAAGCAGGGCAACGCCGGCAACGCGATGGCGGCGATGTACTTCCACCAGTTGTTCGAGCTGCGCCGCAAGCAGCCCGGCGACGACCTCACCACCCAGCTGGTGCAGGCCGAGGAGAACGGCCAGAAGCTGACCAACGAGGAACTGACCGCCAACATCATCCTGCTGTTCGGCGCCGGCCACGAGACCACCGTCAACCTGATCGGCAACGGCCTGCTCGCGCTGTTCCGCAACCCGGACCAGCTCGCGCTGCTGAAGGCCAATCCCGGCCTGATCACCAATGCGATCGAGGAGTTCCTGCGCTACGATTCCTCGGTGCAGCTGACCGGCCGCGTCGCGCTGGAAGACATCGAAGATCTCGGCGGCAAGCGCATCCCGAAGGGGGAGAGCGTGCTGTGCCTGCTGGGTTCGGCCAACCACGACGAGGCTGTCTATCCCGACCATCCCGAGAAGCTCGACATCCAGCGGCCAAACGTGAAGCCGCTGTCGTTCGGCGGCGGCATCCATTTCTGCCTCGGCGCCCAGCTGGCGCGGATCGAGGCCGAGATCGCGATCACGACGCTGCTGCGCCGGATCCCCGATCTGCGGCTCGATGACGCGGAAAATCCGGAGTGGCGGCCGACCTTCGTGCTGCGCGGGCTGAAGCGGCTCCCTGCGAGCTGGTGA
- a CDS encoding VOC family protein has product MKVNRIVANAAASDIAAAKSFYRDVLGLEPLMDFGWVATYGSSETMQVQISFVSEGGSGTAMPDLSIEVDDLDEVLQRMRAAGIAIEYGPADQYSPAPIVGSDSVRTGIP; this is encoded by the coding sequence ATGAAGGTCAACCGCATCGTCGCCAACGCTGCCGCATCGGACATTGCGGCAGCGAAGTCGTTCTATCGCGATGTGCTCGGCCTCGAGCCGCTGATGGATTTCGGATGGGTTGCGACTTACGGCTCATCCGAAACGATGCAGGTTCAAATCAGCTTCGTTTCCGAAGGCGGCTCCGGCACAGCGATGCCGGATCTCTCGATCGAGGTCGACGATCTCGACGAGGTGCTGCAGCGGATGCGGGCCGCCGGCATCGCGATCGAATACGGGCCGGCTGATCAATATTCTCCAGCACCAATCGTAGGCTCTGATTCTGTCAGAACCGGAATACCCTAG
- a CDS encoding TetR/AcrR family transcriptional regulator: protein MSRVRTRPTRDDTCEKLFEAAARVFEEQGIGGASIEAIAAAAGFTRGAFYSNFKSKDELIFAMLEDHVEQSIRRNLDLLAKHKDLADFLEALRTVDRSRQDPLGRSPLLHMEMILFVARAEKRRPELAKRLRARRKLIADIVETAQKNSGRNARLNPDWTGAIVLALEDGFRLHRLIDPETTPADSCLRAITDLQRAIGVSTA from the coding sequence ATGTCAAGGGTTCGAACCAGACCGACACGGGACGACACCTGCGAGAAGCTGTTCGAGGCGGCGGCGCGGGTGTTCGAGGAACAGGGCATCGGCGGCGCCAGCATCGAGGCGATCGCGGCCGCGGCGGGCTTCACCCGCGGCGCGTTCTATTCGAACTTCAAGAGCAAGGACGAGCTGATCTTCGCGATGCTCGAAGATCACGTCGAGCAATCGATCCGGCGCAATCTCGATCTGCTCGCCAAGCACAAGGACCTCGCCGACTTCCTCGAGGCGCTGCGCACAGTGGACCGCAGCCGGCAGGATCCGCTCGGCCGCTCCCCTCTCCTGCACATGGAGATGATCCTGTTCGTGGCGCGCGCCGAGAAGCGGCGGCCCGAGCTCGCCAAGCGCCTGCGCGCGCGGCGCAAGCTGATCGCCGATATCGTCGAGACCGCGCAGAAGAACAGCGGCAGGAACGCCAGACTCAATCCGGACTGGACCGGCGCGATCGTGCTGGCGCTGGAAGATGGTTTCCGCCTGCACCGCCTGATCGATCCGGAGACCACGCCCGCCGACAGTTGCCTGCGCGCGATCACCGACCTGCAGCGGGCGATCGGCGTTTCAACCGCCTGA